The Peribacillus sp. FSL P2-0133 genome has a segment encoding these proteins:
- a CDS encoding TerC family protein has protein sequence MEASILLEYGWVLLILVGLEGILAADNAVVMAVMVKHLPKEQQRKALFYGLMGAFVFRFASLFLISFLVDVWQVQAIGAIYLLFIAFQNIYKKYAGKGDKEIKKPKKQSGFWMTVVKVEAADIAFAIDSMLAAVALAVTLPATGWMKVGGIDGGQFAVMFLGGLIGLVIMRFAATAFVKLLHQRPSLEMAAFLIVGWVGVKLAVHTLAHPSLAVIDHHFPESTLWKSIFWAVLIGIAAGAWIISSKKEKEEKKIQEA, from the coding sequence ATGGAAGCATCAATATTATTGGAATATGGCTGGGTCCTTCTTATCTTGGTTGGATTGGAAGGGATACTTGCTGCGGATAATGCAGTCGTCATGGCTGTCATGGTTAAGCATTTGCCAAAAGAACAACAGCGAAAAGCCTTGTTTTATGGTCTGATGGGAGCTTTTGTTTTCCGCTTTGCAAGTTTATTCCTTATTTCCTTTCTTGTCGACGTGTGGCAAGTTCAAGCAATCGGTGCGATTTATTTACTTTTCATTGCTTTTCAGAACATTTACAAAAAATACGCTGGTAAAGGTGATAAGGAAATCAAGAAACCCAAAAAGCAATCTGGCTTCTGGATGACCGTGGTAAAGGTTGAAGCGGCTGATATAGCTTTCGCAATCGATTCCATGTTGGCTGCCGTCGCACTGGCTGTTACACTTCCTGCAACAGGCTGGATGAAAGTAGGCGGTATTGACGGAGGGCAATTCGCTGTCATGTTCCTCGGAGGTTTGATTGGATTGGTCATTATGCGATTTGCAGCAACTGCATTCGTGAAGTTGCTTCATCAGCGTCCTTCACTTGAAATGGCAGCATTTTTGATTGTGGGTTGGGTTGGAGTGAAATTGGCGGTACACACACTTGCACACCCTTCATTGGCTGTCATCGATCATCATTTCCCTGAATCAACTCTTTGGAAATCGATTTTCTGGGCTGTTTTGATTGGAATTGCAGCAGGTGCTTGGATCATTTCAAGCAAAAAAGAAAAAGAAGAGAAAAAAATACAGGAAGCTTAA
- the sigI gene encoding RNA polymerase sigma factor SigI: MLGLLFTAFKKKRSLEETVLKIQQGDISLRNDTIESFKPFIAKTVSSVCKRYIYESDDEFSIGMIAFNEAIDKYSPEKGRSLLAFAETLVKRRVIDYLRSQSKQKEVLLDLSLNDDNDQSHIYIDNENSINEYEKQKESERRKEEIQLYISHLQDFGLSFEDLVENSPKHADARKGAIMIAKLLMEDDELKETLFAKKRLPVKQLEGKVEVSRKTIERNRKYIIAVAIIINGDFLYLNDYIKGAIDG; the protein is encoded by the coding sequence ATGCTTGGATTGTTGTTTACAGCATTCAAAAAAAAGCGTTCTTTAGAAGAAACCGTATTGAAAATTCAACAAGGGGATATTAGCCTTCGTAATGATACTATAGAGTCATTCAAACCTTTTATTGCGAAAACCGTCTCGTCGGTTTGCAAACGTTACATATACGAATCGGATGATGAATTCAGTATTGGTATGATTGCTTTTAACGAGGCAATCGATAAATATTCCCCGGAAAAAGGCCGTTCTTTATTGGCATTTGCCGAAACCCTCGTTAAACGAAGGGTTATAGATTATTTAAGAAGCCAATCCAAACAAAAAGAAGTACTATTGGATTTATCACTGAATGATGATAATGATCAAAGCCATATATATATCGATAATGAAAATTCCATCAATGAATACGAGAAGCAGAAGGAATCGGAAAGAAGAAAAGAAGAAATTCAGCTTTATATAAGCCATCTACAGGATTTTGGTCTGTCATTTGAGGATTTAGTTGAAAACTCTCCCAAACATGCAGATGCCAGGAAGGGAGCTATCATGATCGCTAAATTGTTAATGGAAGATGACGAACTGAAAGAAACCCTGTTTGCAAAAAAGCGGCTGCCCGTAAAACAGCTTGAGGGAAAAGTGGAAGTAAGCAGAAAAACGATTGAACGGAACAGAAAGTACATCATTGCTGTGGCAATCATAATAAACGGAGATTTTTTGTATTTGAATGATTATATAAAAGGGGCTATCGATGGATGA
- a CDS encoding anti-sigma factor domain-containing protein, with protein MKKGVILSVNKRYVTLLTPEGEFLKTKRQERVYEVGEEITFSPAKQNFTLAFSNFYSSFKKTAVLSIASTFLILFSILPSYFSGPVSAYMTIDVNPSIELELDDDLEVLKLTGLNEDGKLVIDHLKDWKGKNIKTVTNRIVETTKQLGYLKGNKQIVVSTTLLEKNKELDKNLKEEIKEISKQDNVSDTRMKVIQATKSDRKQAREQGISTGRYLEKKLNKDKGKVKVNKREPAPAPDKKIEGKVVIPKEKGVTLSTENKSDWEKKKENDAIEIKQKPANEAKPTERKGPATQFTKIKEQTERVDTIGKRNAINGNKEKSNKPKGKSDSDHSNQSKNEQKNEKSDKKIDVKKVPSVNEKNNNDHKKHDRQDKQGKQNNQDKQDKQGKQDKQDRQDKHGKQDNHDKQYKQDKKDWDKSKWGKGNNGNGNGHND; from the coding sequence ATGAAAAAAGGAGTTATTCTTTCAGTTAATAAGCGATATGTAACCCTATTGACCCCCGAGGGTGAATTTCTGAAAACCAAAAGGCAGGAACGGGTATATGAAGTGGGTGAGGAAATCACTTTTTCACCTGCTAAACAAAATTTCACTTTAGCTTTTTCCAATTTTTATTCATCTTTCAAAAAAACGGCCGTGCTAAGCATTGCCTCCACCTTCTTGATACTCTTTTCGATTCTTCCTTCTTATTTCTCTGGTCCCGTGTCGGCATATATGACGATAGATGTGAATCCAAGCATTGAATTGGAGCTTGACGATGATTTAGAAGTTCTCAAACTTACCGGTTTAAATGAAGACGGCAAGCTTGTGATTGATCATCTGAAGGACTGGAAAGGCAAGAATATAAAGACTGTTACAAACCGAATCGTTGAAACGACGAAGCAACTTGGTTATTTGAAAGGAAATAAACAAATAGTCGTTTCCACAACGTTATTGGAAAAAAATAAAGAACTGGATAAGAATTTAAAAGAAGAGATAAAAGAAATATCTAAGCAGGATAATGTTTCTGATACAAGAATGAAAGTGATCCAGGCAACAAAAAGCGATCGGAAGCAAGCAAGGGAACAAGGCATATCCACGGGTAGGTATCTCGAAAAGAAGTTGAATAAAGATAAAGGAAAGGTAAAAGTCAATAAGAGGGAGCCTGCTCCAGCGCCAGATAAAAAAATCGAGGGAAAGGTTGTTATTCCGAAAGAGAAGGGTGTAACGCTGAGTACGGAAAACAAATCGGATTGGGAAAAGAAAAAAGAGAATGATGCAATTGAAATAAAGCAAAAGCCGGCAAATGAAGCCAAACCGACTGAAAGGAAAGGCCCGGCAACGCAATTTACCAAAATTAAGGAACAAACCGAACGGGTAGATACAATTGGAAAACGGAATGCCATAAATGGAAACAAGGAAAAAAGCAACAAGCCAAAAGGAAAATCGGATAGCGATCACAGCAACCAATCAAAGAACGAGCAGAAAAATGAAAAGAGTGATAAAAAGATCGATGTGAAAAAAGTTCCATCAGTCAATGAAAAGAATAATAATGATCATAAAAAGCACGACAGGCAGGATAAACAAGGGAAGCAAAATAACCAGGATAAACAAGATAAACAAGGTAAGCAAGATAAACAGGATAGGCAGGATAAACATGGTAAGCAAGATAACCATGATAAGCAATATAAACAAGATAAGAAAGATTGGGATAAGTCGAAATGGGGTAAAGGCAATAATGGAAACGGAAATGGACATAATGATTAA
- a CDS encoding alpha/beta-type small acid-soluble spore protein: MANSSNNLLVPGIEQALEQIKYEIASEFGVQLGSDTSARANGSVGGEITKRLVQQAQSQLKGQ, from the coding sequence ATGGCTAACAGCAGTAACAACCTTCTTGTTCCTGGAATCGAACAAGCATTAGAACAAATCAAATATGAAATTGCATCTGAATTCGGTGTACAATTAGGTTCCGATACTTCAGCACGTGCCAATGGTTCAGTTGGCGGAGAAATCACGAAACGTCTTGTACAACAAGCACAATCTCAACTTAAAGGTCAATAA
- a CDS encoding TrkH family potassium uptake protein, with protein MFAIKKILSKLTPAQLIVGYYFLAVSISTILLSLPVALKPGVEFKFMDALFTAVSAVSVTGLTVVSLPEVYNEVGYFILMFVLQFGGIGIMTLGTFFWLILGKKIGLKERQLIMTDQNQSNLSGLVKLLIQIIQIFVVIEMIGALVLGIYFLNYFPNWKEAFLNGLFLAISATTNAGFDITGISMIPFKDDYFVQFITIILLTLGAIGFPVLIELKEFLSNKARTYKFHFSLFTKLTSVTFFSLIIGGTILIHLLEMNGFFKDKNWHESFFYSLFMSSNTRSGGLATMNVSDFSEPTLLLLSILMFIGASPSSVGGGIRTTTLAIMILFLWNFMRGRRSIKVFKREIHPDDIRKATAVMIMGSLLCIIAVFILSITENFTLMQIIFEVCSAFGSVGLSMGITPELSNTGKIVIMIIMFIGRVGITSLLYIIGHKEVTENYHYPKERVIIG; from the coding sequence ATGTTTGCTATCAAAAAAATATTATCAAAGTTAACACCCGCTCAGCTTATCGTCGGTTATTACTTTTTGGCCGTAAGTATCTCGACCATACTGTTGAGTCTGCCGGTTGCTCTTAAGCCAGGCGTGGAATTTAAATTCATGGATGCATTATTCACAGCCGTAAGTGCAGTTAGTGTAACAGGCCTAACAGTTGTTAGTTTACCCGAAGTGTATAATGAGGTAGGCTATTTCATTCTAATGTTTGTTCTCCAATTTGGCGGTATTGGCATTATGACACTTGGAACGTTTTTTTGGTTGATTTTGGGTAAGAAAATCGGTTTGAAGGAAAGACAATTGATCATGACAGATCAAAACCAATCGAATCTTTCGGGGCTTGTTAAATTATTGATTCAAATCATTCAGATATTTGTCGTAATTGAAATGATTGGAGCTCTAGTTTTAGGCATTTACTTTCTGAATTATTTTCCTAACTGGAAAGAAGCCTTTTTAAATGGCTTATTTTTAGCCATAAGTGCCACCACGAATGCTGGTTTTGATATTACCGGTATTTCAATGATTCCATTTAAAGACGATTATTTTGTACAGTTCATCACGATTATCCTGCTTACCCTTGGAGCAATCGGGTTTCCTGTCTTGATTGAGTTGAAAGAGTTTTTATCCAATAAAGCCCGTACTTATAAGTTTCATTTTTCTTTGTTCACGAAGCTGACATCAGTCACTTTCTTTTCCCTTATCATTGGGGGAACGATCCTGATTCACTTGCTGGAAATGAACGGGTTTTTTAAAGATAAAAACTGGCACGAATCTTTTTTTTACTCTCTATTTATGTCATCGAATACTAGAAGTGGTGGCCTTGCAACGATGAATGTGAGCGATTTTTCGGAACCGACCCTTTTATTGCTGAGCATTTTAATGTTCATTGGAGCATCCCCAAGTTCAGTCGGGGGAGGGATACGGACAACGACTCTGGCCATCATGATTCTATTTTTATGGAATTTCATGAGGGGAAGGCGTTCCATTAAAGTGTTCAAGCGGGAGATTCATCCCGATGATATTCGTAAGGCGACAGCAGTTATGATCATGGGATCGCTCCTTTGCATAATTGCGGTCTTCATTTTATCGATTACTGAGAATTTTACTTTGATGCAAATCATTTTTGAAGTATGCTCGGCTTTTGGTTCAGTTGGACTTTCGATGGGAATTACGCCTGAACTCAGTAATACGGGTAAGATTGTCATTATGATCATTATGTTCATTGGCCGTGTTGGGATAACGTCCCTCCTGTATATCATAGGCCATAAAGAAGTTACGGAAAATTATCATTATCCAAAGGAACGTGTCATCATTGGGTAA
- a CDS encoding ATP-binding protein has translation MKKYTGRIFVPALFFILILPYIGWLGHEERRFSAFAGIYLIVILTIAWCLGAIFDHNRKTIALLQDSEGRYRIISNYSKELINSFNEVVFQTDEKGKWLYLNPAWKSMSGATVNESLGLHFSKHMDNASYQDVLKTFADSFHRGDKYFRADIKLNAKKGTSWVEAFVKLIYDDAGKFIGTAGILSEINERKHAEEKLVSQNEHLAITSSKLSTAAQLAAGIAHEVRNPMTAIMGFVKLIKDGGSEKQEYYDIIFSEINRIEQVLNELLLLSKPAEAVFLEKDLKESCNHVVTLLETNAVLNNIQIHKNYDSEPIFMYFDENQIKQVLINMIKNSIESMPNGGNIFVSINEKNGEVFLSILDEGEGIPENSLQKVGEPFFTTKTTGTGLGLSVCFRIIEKHGGKVFITSELKKGTKIVCIFPTVQQREYSENEKVRMQGHE, from the coding sequence GTGAAGAAATATACTGGAAGGATCTTTGTCCCTGCCCTTTTCTTCATATTGATATTACCCTATATAGGGTGGCTGGGGCATGAAGAACGAAGGTTTTCCGCCTTTGCAGGAATATATTTAATCGTAATTTTAACCATTGCCTGGTGTTTGGGTGCCATCTTCGATCATAACCGGAAAACGATTGCTTTGTTGCAGGATAGCGAAGGGCGTTATCGCATTATCTCCAATTATTCTAAAGAATTAATCAATAGCTTCAATGAGGTCGTTTTCCAAACGGATGAGAAAGGTAAATGGTTGTATTTAAACCCGGCATGGAAATCAATGAGTGGTGCAACCGTGAATGAATCCCTGGGGCTTCACTTTTCTAAGCATATGGATAACGCTTCTTATCAAGACGTATTAAAGACCTTTGCGGACTCCTTTCATCGAGGGGATAAATATTTTCGTGCGGACATTAAACTAAATGCGAAAAAGGGAACAAGTTGGGTTGAAGCATTCGTTAAACTAATTTACGATGACGCTGGGAAATTTATCGGGACGGCGGGCATATTATCGGAAATCAATGAACGTAAACATGCGGAGGAAAAGCTTGTGAGCCAAAACGAACACCTGGCAATCACATCAAGCAAATTATCAACGGCTGCCCAACTTGCGGCAGGGATTGCACATGAGGTCAGGAACCCGATGACAGCGATAATGGGATTCGTGAAGTTGATTAAAGATGGCGGTTCTGAAAAGCAGGAATACTATGATATTATTTTTTCGGAAATAAATCGAATCGAGCAAGTTCTGAATGAACTCTTGCTGCTATCGAAACCTGCTGAGGCGGTTTTTCTTGAGAAGGATTTAAAGGAGAGCTGCAACCATGTCGTAACGCTGTTGGAGACAAATGCCGTACTGAACAATATTCAAATTCATAAAAATTATGATTCAGAACCTATTTTTATGTACTTTGATGAAAATCAAATCAAGCAAGTATTAATAAACATGATAAAAAATTCCATAGAATCGATGCCGAATGGCGGAAATATTTTTGTGAGCATAAATGAAAAAAATGGGGAAGTTTTTTTGAGCATTTTGGATGAAGGGGAGGGTATCCCGGAAAACTCCCTTCAAAAAGTAGGAGAGCCATTTTTCACTACAAAAACAACAGGAACGGGATTGGGTCTTTCCGTTTGTTTTAGAATCATCGAAAAGCACGGAGGAAAAGTTTTCATCACAAGTGAACTGAAAAAAGGTACGAAAATCGTTTGTATCTTTCCAACCGTCCAACAAAGGGAATATAGTGAGAACGAAAAGGTCCGGATGCAGGGCCACGAATGA
- a CDS encoding acyl-CoA dehydrogenase family protein — translation MNFEHTQKVKDLEKKLTEFMEKHVYPNESIYKKQLEAQKSRWSEIPPILSELTAKAKEEGLWNLFLPDSGYGAGLTNLEYAPLCEIMGRSSIGPEIFNCNAPDTGNMEVLVRYGSDEHKELWLKPLLAGEIRSCFSMTEPEVASSDATNIECRIEKTGNEYVINGRKWWSSGAGDPRCKIAIVMGKTDPEASKHEQQSMILVPLDTPGVKIERMLPVFGYDHAPHGHAEITFENVRVPATNILWGEGKGFAIAQGRLGPGRIHHCMRLIGAAERALEELCKRIQNRVAFGKTLARQGVIMEWVADSRIEIEQARLLTLKAAYMMDTVGNKEAKAEIAMIKVVAPNMALNVLDRAIQGFGAAGISDDFPFAAHWANARTLRLADGPDEVHRSQVAKIELRKYQQKHEVKI, via the coding sequence TTGAACTTTGAACATACTCAAAAGGTGAAAGATCTGGAAAAGAAGTTAACGGAATTCATGGAAAAGCACGTTTACCCAAATGAATCAATATACAAGAAGCAGCTTGAAGCACAGAAGAGCCGCTGGAGTGAAATACCCCCGATTTTATCTGAATTGACGGCAAAAGCAAAAGAAGAAGGATTATGGAATTTATTTTTACCTGATAGCGGTTATGGCGCGGGTTTAACAAATCTAGAATATGCCCCGCTTTGTGAAATCATGGGTAGGTCGTCGATAGGGCCTGAAATCTTCAACTGTAATGCGCCGGACACTGGTAATATGGAAGTGTTGGTGAGATACGGTTCAGATGAACATAAGGAACTCTGGCTGAAGCCCTTGCTTGCTGGGGAAATTCGCTCATGTTTCTCGATGACAGAACCGGAAGTGGCGTCTTCCGATGCGACCAATATCGAATGCAGGATAGAAAAGACGGGTAATGAGTATGTCATAAACGGCCGAAAATGGTGGTCTTCAGGCGCAGGTGATCCCCGATGCAAGATTGCCATCGTCATGGGTAAGACGGATCCTGAGGCGTCCAAGCATGAACAACAGTCAATGATTCTTGTACCGCTGGATACACCGGGTGTCAAAATCGAGAGAATGCTCCCTGTGTTTGGTTATGATCATGCCCCGCATGGCCATGCCGAAATCACTTTTGAAAATGTGAGGGTCCCGGCAACGAATATTCTATGGGGGGAAGGCAAAGGATTTGCGATTGCCCAAGGAAGACTCGGACCCGGAAGGATACATCATTGCATGAGGCTGATCGGCGCTGCTGAAAGAGCTCTTGAAGAATTATGTAAGCGCATTCAAAACCGTGTCGCTTTTGGTAAAACATTGGCGAGACAAGGTGTGATCATGGAGTGGGTTGCTGATTCACGCATTGAAATCGAACAAGCAAGACTTCTGACCTTAAAAGCTGCTTATATGATGGATACTGTCGGGAACAAGGAAGCGAAGGCGGAGATTGCCATGATAAAAGTGGTGGCACCAAATATGGCATTGAATGTGCTGGACAGGGCCATCCAAGGCTTTGGAGCTGCAGGGATTTCCGATGATTTCCCTTTTGCTGCACATTGGGCAAATGCACGGACTTTAAGGCTTGCTGATGGTCCCGATGAAGTTCACCGCTCACAAGTTGCTAAGATAGAACTTCGAAAATACCAGCAAAAGCATGAGGTGAAAATATGA
- a CDS encoding SDR family oxidoreductase — MKVTDLFDLTGKTAIITGGGRGLGAQIATGFAEAGANVVLCSRKKEACDEVASQIEKFGVRALSLKCDITNPSDVQEVVNETYREFGAIDILVNNSGASWGAPAVDMPLEAWQKVMNVNVTGTFIMSQTTGRVMIEQGHGKIINIASVAGLGGTDPRVLDTVGYNTSKGAVITLTKDLAVKWGQHNINVNAIAPGFFPTKMTKGVLEQGKNPILDSTPLKRLGSDDDLKGAAVFLASKASDFVTGNILIVDGGSHAK; from the coding sequence ATGAAAGTTACCGACTTATTCGATCTAACTGGAAAGACGGCGATCATAACCGGTGGAGGGAGAGGATTGGGAGCACAAATAGCGACCGGCTTTGCCGAAGCTGGGGCAAATGTCGTTCTTTGTTCAAGGAAGAAGGAGGCATGCGACGAAGTTGCTTCACAAATCGAAAAGTTTGGAGTCAGGGCGCTTTCCCTGAAGTGTGATATCACCAATCCTTCAGATGTACAGGAAGTTGTTAACGAAACTTACCGTGAATTTGGTGCCATCGACATTTTAGTAAACAATAGCGGGGCATCCTGGGGGGCACCAGCCGTCGACATGCCCCTTGAAGCATGGCAGAAGGTGATGAATGTCAATGTAACCGGAACCTTTATCATGAGCCAGACAACAGGCAGGGTCATGATTGAACAGGGACATGGGAAAATCATAAACATCGCTTCCGTTGCCGGATTAGGGGGGACCGACCCGAGGGTGCTCGATACGGTCGGATATAATACGAGTAAAGGGGCGGTCATTACTTTAACGAAGGATTTAGCTGTTAAATGGGGTCAGCATAATATCAATGTTAATGCAATCGCACCCGGGTTCTTTCCGACAAAAATGACGAAAGGGGTTCTTGAGCAAGGAAAGAATCCTATCTTGGATTCCACGCCGCTAAAAAGATTAGGGAGTGATGATGATTTGAAAGGGGCAGCGGTTTTCCTGGCCTCAAAGGCATCCGATTTTGTGACTGGAAATATCTTGATTGTCGATGGGGGTTCACATGCAAAGTAA
- a CDS encoding long-chain fatty acid--CoA ligase, with the protein MNEKKWLSVYPDSISKEIKVPEFPMQRILQNACQSYPNNTAITFYDRKISYQELFHASQAFASALQKKGVQKGDRVAIMLPNCPQYVIAYYGSLATGAIITQINPMLVERELQHILHDSGAETIVVLDGLYPKVKSVQQHANLKNIIAVSLQSSDADFQPDASFDQFMKAGDGKINHVSIDPENDIAVLQYTGGTTGRSKGAMLTHSNILANVVQSYEFFKHELKMGSERTLSVIPLFHVFGMTSAMNLSVYIAGDSIMLPRFEIEEVLETIKREQPTTFPGVPTMYVALTNHPKAEEYGMGSIQVCNSGSAPMPVELLREFERKSGAKILEGYGLTEASPTTHCNPAFAKRKPGSVGIGFPSTEYKVMDLGDGTKEMAPGELGELVVKGPQVMKGYWNMPEETAVTLRDGWLYTGDIAKVDEDGYLYIVDRKKDLIIASGYNIYPRDVEEVLYEHPAVQEAVVIGVPDAYRGESVKAVLVLKNNKTANEREIIDYCRANLSAYKVPHFVEFRDELPKTNVGKILRRALREELSRK; encoded by the coding sequence ATGAATGAAAAAAAATGGCTTTCCGTTTATCCTGATTCAATTTCAAAGGAAATAAAAGTCCCTGAGTTTCCGATGCAAAGGATCCTTCAAAATGCATGTCAGTCCTATCCAAACAATACAGCTATTACTTTTTATGACCGAAAGATATCCTATCAGGAACTTTTTCATGCGTCGCAAGCCTTTGCTTCAGCCCTGCAAAAAAAAGGTGTTCAAAAAGGCGATCGTGTCGCCATCATGCTACCTAACTGTCCGCAATACGTTATAGCTTATTATGGATCGTTGGCAACAGGAGCCATTATCACCCAAATCAACCCAATGCTGGTTGAAAGGGAGCTTCAGCATATTTTACATGACTCCGGTGCTGAAACGATCGTTGTATTGGATGGATTATACCCGAAAGTGAAAAGTGTTCAGCAACATGCAAATCTGAAAAATATCATCGCCGTAAGCCTTCAGTCTTCGGATGCAGATTTCCAGCCTGATGCTTCTTTTGACCAATTCATGAAGGCGGGGGACGGCAAAATCAATCACGTATCAATCGATCCGGAAAATGATATAGCCGTTCTACAGTATACAGGAGGAACAACCGGCCGTTCAAAAGGGGCGATGCTGACTCACAGCAATATTCTGGCCAATGTCGTTCAATCGTATGAATTCTTCAAGCATGAATTAAAAATGGGCTCTGAAAGAACGCTGTCGGTCATCCCGCTTTTTCATGTTTTTGGAATGACGTCCGCAATGAATTTATCCGTGTATATTGCGGGTGATTCCATCATGCTGCCACGATTTGAAATAGAAGAGGTGCTGGAAACAATTAAGCGTGAACAGCCGACCACTTTTCCTGGTGTACCGACCATGTATGTAGCGTTGACGAATCATCCAAAGGCAGAAGAATATGGAATGGGCTCAATCCAGGTCTGTAACAGCGGAAGTGCACCGATGCCCGTGGAACTGCTGCGTGAGTTCGAACGAAAATCAGGTGCGAAGATATTGGAAGGCTACGGTCTTACGGAAGCTTCGCCAACAACGCATTGTAACCCGGCATTTGCAAAAAGGAAGCCTGGGAGCGTCGGGATTGGTTTCCCTTCGACTGAATATAAAGTGATGGACCTGGGGGACGGGACAAAAGAAATGGCCCCTGGCGAATTGGGGGAATTGGTCGTCAAAGGACCTCAAGTGATGAAAGGTTACTGGAATATGCCGGAGGAAACGGCGGTGACCCTTAGGGATGGTTGGCTTTATACGGGTGATATCGCCAAAGTTGATGAAGACGGTTATCTCTATATTGTCGACAGGAAAAAAGATTTGATCATCGCAAGTGGTTATAATATATATCCGCGAGATGTAGAGGAAGTTCTTTATGAACATCCTGCTGTCCAGGAAGCGGTTGTCATCGGAGTTCCAGATGCTTACCGAGGGGAGTCGGTAAAAGCTGTGCTTGTACTTAAAAATAATAAAACGGCAAATGAACGGGAAATCATCGATTACTGCCGAGCAAACCTATCGGCTTATAAAGTTCCGCATTTCGTTGAATTTCGTGATGAGTTACCGAAAACAAATGTCGGAAAGATTTTAAGGCGTGCTTTAAGAGAAGAACTTTCCAGGAAATAA
- a CDS encoding TetR/AcrR family transcriptional regulator: MKEKMTEHSIRLFEKKGFSETSISDIVESVGVTKGTFYYYFTSKEQLLMDIHLAYIGELLSEQEIIMLDPGKSCRDKLFDMVLMLLKSIKTKKSSATVFFREMKNLSDEKLAQILPKRDEFRNKIEQVLISGIENGELRSNLDASIISFAILGVANWSYHWFDPEGEKTEQEVAAIFMGMILQGIEA; encoded by the coding sequence ATGAAAGAAAAAATGACAGAACATAGCATACGCTTATTTGAAAAGAAGGGCTTTAGTGAAACGTCGATTTCCGATATCGTCGAGTCGGTCGGGGTTACGAAGGGAACGTTTTATTATTACTTTACGAGCAAAGAGCAGTTGCTTATGGATATTCATCTAGCTTATATAGGCGAGTTGCTTAGTGAGCAGGAAATAATCATGTTGGATCCTGGGAAAAGTTGTAGGGATAAGCTTTTCGATATGGTATTGATGCTGTTAAAAAGCATCAAAACCAAAAAATCCAGCGCAACGGTGTTTTTCCGTGAAATGAAAAATCTAAGTGATGAAAAACTTGCACAAATCCTTCCTAAGCGGGATGAGTTCCGTAATAAAATCGAGCAAGTGCTGATTAGCGGCATCGAGAACGGAGAACTACGTTCCAATCTCGATGCATCCATCATCTCTTTTGCTATTTTGGGTGTGGCCAATTGGAGCTATCATTGGTTCGACCCAGAAGGTGAAAAAACCGAACAGGAAGTTGCAGCCATTTTTATGGGGATGATTCTGCAGGGAATTGAAGCGTGA